Below is a window of Arthrobacter sp. SLBN-112 DNA.
TTCCGGCAGCTCACCGAGCGCTCGCTGCGGGAAACAAAAATCGGGGCGCTGCGCGCGGCGGCTTTGGACCTGGACAAGGACGAGATCGTCCTGACACCCGAGGGTGCCAAGCACTGGTCCATGGCACTGAACGATGTGCGGCTTGTCCTGGCAGAGAGGCTGGACATCCGGGACGAGGCCGACGCCGAGCACGTCCACCGCATGCAGGACTGGTCCCAGGCCGAGGATGTGGAAAGCTACCTGGCGCTCGTCTACAACTTCACCACCTGGCTGCAGGAGTCCGTGGTCCAGGCCATGCTGCAGTCGATGGAAACCCGCCGGTGAGCTGTGGCGGTCCCGGGG
It encodes the following:
- a CDS encoding DUF2017 domain-containing protein translates to MAKAFKYGLKGITGFLEPAERDLLRSLIDDVISMLEPEDRDGQDPLAALIGLDMDVAEPTDRAVKRLLPNVTKNDDAASLEFRQLTERSLRETKIGALRAAALDLDKDEIVLTPEGAKHWSMALNDVRLVLAERLDIRDEADAEHVHRMQDWSQAEDVESYLALVYNFTTWLQESVVQAMLQSMETRR